The Hydrogenobacter sp. genome segment CCGCAAATAAAACAGGATGTGAGGAAGTATCTTGAAGGTGATTGAAGGCGTGAACTTTCCAAGTTATCTGTTTTCTTCACTGATTGCAGGGTATGTAATGATGACTGTGGATATGATGCTGGACGGCTTTTTTGGTCTCTTTGGCACATACAGGGAGTATTTAAATATAGTAAGACAATTCGGGCTTTTTGATGGATACGAAGGACTTGCGATGGCAATAGGACATACAATAAACTCCCTCGTACTCGCTCTTATATTTGTTAACAAAAGGATATATAATAAAATTCCTGCAAAATCAGGACTAATAAAGGGTGTTATTTTTGGGATTGTATGGCACGTATGCGTGCTTGTTGTGTTGTTGATCTTTTCTTTAGGTGGTGCCAAGTTTGCCATAAATATGCTCTCATCCTCTTATACAGGTCAGTTCTCTTTATTTTTACTTCACATGGTATGGGGTGGTACTCTGGGACTTTTATACACACCGCAAGAGAATTAAAATGATATAATGCAAAAGATTGATCTTTGGAGATCTAAGATAGAAATTAGACTCAGAGAACTTCTACAGCCTTTTGAGCCGAAAATACTCTACGATGCAATGTCTTATTACGTGTTTCAAGAGGGAAAAAGGATAAGACCGCTATTTCTGTGTGCCATCTGTGATGCTCTAAATGGCAATATGGAGGATGCTATTAGCGTTGGCTGTGCTATTGAGTTCATACACAATTACTCTTTGATACACGATGATCTTCCTGCTATAGACAATGATGTAACAAGAAGAGGTAAACCTTCCTGTCACGTACTTTTCGGTGAGGACATGGCTATACTTGCGGGTGATGCTCTGCTAAATTTTGCTTTTGAAGTACTTTCAAGAAAGGAAAACTTTGTATCCTTGGACGAAAGAGATCTACTCTACATAATACGTGTCTTGTCTGAGAAATCCGGCTCTAAGGGTATGGTAGGTGGTCAGGTTATGGATGTTAAAAAGCTTAGTGATATGTGGGATATAAGCCTTAAAAAAACCGCTCTCATGTTTTCCGCTACATTCATGTGCGGTGGTGTAGTTTCAAAGAGGTACGACCTTGCTGATGCGCTCAGCAAAGTGGGTACAAAGGTAGGTATCCTTTTCCAACTTGTTGACGATTATAAAGACAAAGATGGTTTTTACTCTATCTACGGTGAAGATATTATGAAGGTTATAGAAGAGAGCTATTCGGAATGTGTAAACTTATTAGAAGGTATGGGATTACTTACTTCTTCTATGAGTTCACTTATCAGGATCGTAGTATCACCTTTAGAAAAAGTTTAATGTTCTCCGGTATATGCTTTCTGCAAGGTCTCGGAAACTGGTTCTATTTTTTATTAACAAAATTACTCAAA includes the following:
- a CDS encoding polyprenyl synthetase family protein; translated protein: MQKIDLWRSKIEIRLRELLQPFEPKILYDAMSYYVFQEGKRIRPLFLCAICDALNGNMEDAISVGCAIEFIHNYSLIHDDLPAIDNDVTRRGKPSCHVLFGEDMAILAGDALLNFAFEVLSRKENFVSLDERDLLYIIRVLSEKSGSKGMVGGQVMDVKKLSDMWDISLKKTALMFSATFMCGGVVSKRYDLADALSKVGTKVGILFQLVDDYKDKDGFYSIYGEDIMKVIEESYSECVNLLEGMGLLTSSMSSLIRIVVSPLEKV